In a genomic window of Suricata suricatta isolate VVHF042 chromosome 12, meerkat_22Aug2017_6uvM2_HiC, whole genome shotgun sequence:
- the CHCHD4 gene encoding mitochondrial intermembrane space import and assembly protein 40 isoform X3: MAYCRQEGKDRIIFVTKEDHETPSNAELVADDPNDPYEEHGLILPNGDINWNCPCLGGMASGPCGEQFKSAFSCFHYSTEDVKGSDCVDQFRAMQECMQKYPDLYPQEDEEEEEEEKKKPAERLEETAPTEATATKEEEGSS; this comes from the exons GAAAGGATAGAATCATATTCGTGACCAAAGAAGACCATGAAACTCCAAGCAACGCAGAGCTGGTGGCTGATGACCCCAACGACCCATACGAGGAGCACG GATTGATCCTGCCAAACGGAGACATTAACTGGAACTGCCCGTGCCTTGGGGGAATGGCCAGTGGCCCCTGTGGGGAACAGTTCAAGTCGGCTTTCTCCTGCTTCCACTATAGCACAGAGGATGTCAAGGGGTCAGACTGTGTAGACCAGTTCCGGGCCATGCAGGAATGCATGCAGAAATACCCCGACCTCTATCCccaggaggatgaggaggaggaggaagaggaaaagaagaagccaGCAGAACGTTTAGAAGAGACAGCTCCCACTGAGGCCACCGCAACCAAAGAAGAGGAGGGGTCAAGCTAA
- the CHCHD4 gene encoding mitochondrial intermembrane space import and assembly protein 40 isoform X2, producing MRKPRPGGTRLVQGHGKDRIIFVTKEDHETPSNAELVADDPNDPYEEHGLILPNGDINWNCPCLGGMASGPCGEQFKSAFSCFHYSTEDVKGSDCVDQFRAMQECMQKYPDLYPQEDEEEEEEEKKKPAERLEETAPTEATATKEEEGSS from the exons GAAAGGATAGAATCATATTCGTGACCAAAGAAGACCATGAAACTCCAAGCAACGCAGAGCTGGTGGCTGATGACCCCAACGACCCATACGAGGAGCACG GATTGATCCTGCCAAACGGAGACATTAACTGGAACTGCCCGTGCCTTGGGGGAATGGCCAGTGGCCCCTGTGGGGAACAGTTCAAGTCGGCTTTCTCCTGCTTCCACTATAGCACAGAGGATGTCAAGGGGTCAGACTGTGTAGACCAGTTCCGGGCCATGCAGGAATGCATGCAGAAATACCCCGACCTCTATCCccaggaggatgaggaggaggaggaagaggaaaagaagaagccaGCAGAACGTTTAGAAGAGACAGCTCCCACTGAGGCCACCGCAACCAAAGAAGAGGAGGGGTCAAGCTAA
- the CHCHD4 gene encoding mitochondrial intermembrane space import and assembly protein 40 isoform X1 produces the protein MPMTREALLCSGENSRQRGPDFILHASQLCGLGLVEELRTPTREFAVRDRNADQPCRDSYSLTSMRAETSGKDRIIFVTKEDHETPSNAELVADDPNDPYEEHGLILPNGDINWNCPCLGGMASGPCGEQFKSAFSCFHYSTEDVKGSDCVDQFRAMQECMQKYPDLYPQEDEEEEEEEKKKPAERLEETAPTEATATKEEEGSS, from the exons ATGCCGATGACCAGAGAGGCTCTGCTGTGCTCTGGTGAGAACAGCAGGCAGAGAGGCCCTGACTTCATCTTGCATgcttcccagctgtgtggccttggcctGGTAGAGGAGTTGAGGACCCCAACCCGGGAGTTCGCTGTCAGGGACAGGAATGCAGATCAGCCGTGTAGGGACAGCTACAGTTTGACAAGCATGAGAGCAGAAACCTCAG GAAAGGATAGAATCATATTCGTGACCAAAGAAGACCATGAAACTCCAAGCAACGCAGAGCTGGTGGCTGATGACCCCAACGACCCATACGAGGAGCACG GATTGATCCTGCCAAACGGAGACATTAACTGGAACTGCCCGTGCCTTGGGGGAATGGCCAGTGGCCCCTGTGGGGAACAGTTCAAGTCGGCTTTCTCCTGCTTCCACTATAGCACAGAGGATGTCAAGGGGTCAGACTGTGTAGACCAGTTCCGGGCCATGCAGGAATGCATGCAGAAATACCCCGACCTCTATCCccaggaggatgaggaggaggaggaagaggaaaagaagaagccaGCAGAACGTTTAGAAGAGACAGCTCCCACTGAGGCCACCGCAACCAAAGAAGAGGAGGGGTCAAGCTAA